From Spirochaetales bacterium:
CAAGCCACCTGGGCCAGTCCTCACCGGAAAGCTGCGAGGTCGCACAGAAAGCGATACAGGCAATGCATATAAAAACCCTTTGTCTTCTTTTTGTCATATCCATCCTCAATTCTTTGCTTGTTAGTATAATATATCAATAATATAAAAGAGGATAAAGGCCGGCAAGGGGGTATATTTTTTTCCGCCTTCTTTACGGTCTTGACGTAAAAAATGGGAGGGTGTAAGGTGGGATAAGAAAGGAGCGGGAATGGAAAATAATTCGGAAAACAAGGAAAGAAACTGGAAAAAAGAGATCGAGATAGCCGGGAGTGAATTGATAGAGCGGGTAAAGGAACTCATCAAAGAGGGAAATATAAGAAAGCTGATTATAAGGAAAGAGACGGGAGAGGTACTTATAGAAATTCCTTTGACGGCCGGGGTGGCGGTCGGGGGGGCGGTGACTCTGCTGGCACCGGTGCTCGCGGCACTCGGGGCGCTGGCGGCCCTCGTAGCCCGTGTTAAAGTCGAAATTATTCGGGTCGACGACAAGGATAATGACGGGGAGTAACAGCGGATATTCCTTAACATAAGGTAATGGATAATGCCGGAAGCCATTGTATTTATTTTACCAGGGGCGGCCGCTTTTTTGTGTTTCGGCGCCGTTACGCTTTACCGGTTTTTCAAAAAAGAAGCCATAACCCTTTTCGACATTGCCGCTCATTTCCGGCTTTCGTTTGTTTTTTCGGGATTCCTCAAGGCATCTTCCGTAAAAGGGAAAATCGGAACCGACAAAGTGCGGATCGGACATCGTTTATCATTGAAACCACATACGGTCTCCATCGATATACGACCTGCTGAACCCTATCCTTCCGTTTTTTTTATAACAAACGAAAATACGGTCGGCAGAATGGCAAGGATCGGCGGCATAGAGGACATCCTTACTCATGACGAACAATGCGATGCGCACCTTCATATTGAAAGCGACGATGAAATCGATATCATGAGCCGGCTGGATGAAGAGACGAGGTTTACGCTGTTCCGGCTCGTCCATAAGCAGGGAATTGTCAATATCGATAGGAAAGGGATACATGTTGTCATCGCCGTCAGGAACAAGTCCGTTCTGGATAAAACCATGGATAAAGCACAGCTTGTCGGGCATATCGAGGGGTTATTGAAGGCAAACGACAGGTTCAAAAACTCCGGGTCCGTCAGGGAACGGCTTTTGTATTGTCTCCGGATAGAGACGCGATGGGAGGTTGTTTTGCGGTACCTGGAAATTTACTGTACTCGTTTTTCCGTCGACGCCTCACTCAAGGAGTTGTTACGCAACCTTCTCTTTCACAGGCATTCCGAAGTAAAATTAAAAGCGGCCGAGTGCCTTGGTGAAGAGGGACTTCCCGAGCTTTACGCGCTGATGCGCGGGGGCCCTGTCTCGCTGAAAATCAAGGCGGTTTCGGCGCTTGTACGCATAAAACGGTCGGACGCGGTCAACGAACTCATCCGGTTGTTCCTGGGTACAACGGATGCGGAATTACAGGCCGCGATTGCGGGAGCACTCGAGAAATGCGGAGATACGAGGGCGCATGAGGTTTTGCTCGGGGCGTTGAAAACAAACAATATCGTTTTGAAATCCTCCATTATTAAAGCACTCGGTACATGCGGAACATTGCAAGCGATAGAACATCTTGCCCCTCTCGCAGACGACATGTTTGTGAACCCGGTTATCCGCCATTGCGCAAAAAGTGCGATCGCCGTAATCAGGGAGCTGCGAAGAAAGGGAGAGGCCGGCTCTCTTTCCCTGGCCGATCGAAATCGGGATGAATCCGGTTCAGGCGGTTCGTTGAGTATTTCCGACCGGGATACCGCCGGTTCTTTGGGTCTTGCTTCCGATGAGGAAGACGGGTGAGGGTGATAACGTTCCATATACCGTCAGTGCGGTTTGTCGGCTGCTACATAAACGGTATCCCGGGGAATTTCATTCAGTACACCTGCGGGAAAGTCCGGCGGGACGTCCGGGACAGCCGTGTCGACACCGATATAAAAGGTGTAAATTTCCGTTATCCCGTTATACCATTCCGGGGGGGATGCGATGTATGTACCGAATGGATTCGCTTTGAGGATATACTCTTTTTTTTCATCATCCACCCGGAATTCCAGAAACTGGAGACCCGATCCCTTTTTTTCGGGATATCCGATAAGTATACAGTAATCCTTTGCCTCGACGACGAAGAGTTCTCCGGCCGTAATGATTTTTCTCTGTTCATGCGGTACGGGAAACGATGAAATGGAGAATGCCGAATGTATATATATGGTTATCGTCTCGTTTTTAGTGAATCGGAGAAGCGGCAGTTCGAAGGGAGACAGCTGTGCGATGAGGCTTTTGGGCCGTAACAGGGGATAGGTTATTTTTGATGTGACGAGGAGGTATTGAAAATCGTCGACGAAATAATAGTCGGTAAGCTGAATTCCCGGTTTCCCGGTTTCCTCGATTGATATCTTTTGCGACTCCCGTAATCCCCTCGATCGTTCGCCCTGAATTGAAAACGCACTGAGATTTTGAAAATCATAATCGGTATCATCATAATTAATGAATGACCTGCTTTTCTCCCCGACATTCATTTTTTTGTTGTTGATGATAAAATGATGTATTCTGCCCTCGAGAAACGCGACACTGAAGGCCTCTCCGTAAAGGACGGCATTGCCCTGCATGTTCGCTTCATTTATCCTTTCTTTTGGAGGGAACATTGATTTCTGGTGAGGCTGAATCCGTTTTTTCAACACATGGTCGAGATTGAAGGGACTCGTCTCTCTTAGAATATCCTTGTATGTCCGTGACGTTTTTATTTCGAGATGACGGTCATTCCGTGCGCTTTGTGCGTTTTTCCGCCAAAGCGGGCAATCCGGTATGAATGAGAATCCCTTGAAGGGAGCCGGATCATGCATTTTTCTTATCGCCTCATCGTCCAGGGCGGTGATCGTCGTGAATGCGGCCTTGTGTTTTGAGAGCAATTCGTTTATTACCTCTGTAAATGGCTCGTAGTCAAACGGGATTGTCACGGTTTCTTCGATGAGGGAGCAGTCAAACAGGAAGAAAAATGTCGAACGCCCTTCTTCGATTTGTTTTTTTAATCCCCTTTTTAATTCATGAAACATATTCGGGGCCGGTGTAATAAAGGTGAAGGGCATCGGTTCGTTTCTTGTGGTACTGTCACGGAAGGTGCGGGGCAGATATGATAGGTGTTGCAGGGGTATACCGATAGTCCGGAAGCCGGCTTTTTTGTAACAATCGGCCGCCTCTTTCCGCTGGACATCGGCAAGGGCGGGAATGATACTGTCAGGCAGTATATCGAAAATGTCCTGTATTCCGGATTCCCACGGATTGGCAATACTCCACTCGCATTCCTTTTCAAGTTCGGCAAGTGAAAGAAGGGGGTGGAGATTGCCGCTGAATCCCATCGGTATCGGAATATCACCGTTATTTCTTGTCCTCGATTTAATTTCACGGATAAGGTCTTCGAGGTTTCCGGTTCTTATTTCGAGAAAGGGATGACAGGGGATATTCCAGTGTACGCTTGAGGCATTCCCGAATCCGGTATGGGAAAGCCATGATAAAAAGCGTTCCGTTTCTCTGCAGATGACTTCGGTTGAGGAATTGTTCCATCTCATTCCGATAAGGAGAGAAATATCCTGATCCATCCCTCATGTTATTATCTGAATCATGATAAAAGTCAAGTGGAGGTGCATTCTCTTTTCGAGAAAAATCATTCATCATCGCCGACGGTCCTTTTATGGTTCAAATGAATATGCTGTCGGAAAAATAAATAAACCATATCAAACTTCTTCTGCGCGACAAACTGCAAAGCCGGCTTTTTCGAATAAAAAAAAATTACCAATACTCTTGACGAAATAAAAAAAAATCGGTATCGTAACGCATCAATATCTAAACCCATAAAAAATTATATCTTACTTTTTACAGGAGGAGGAGTATATGAAAGTCAGACCTATTGGCGAGCGTATCCTTGTCAAAATTCAAGAGGGCGAAGAAAAAACAAAAGGCGGGATTATTATTCCGCAAACGGCACAGGAAAAAACCCAGGAAGGTATCGTGGTTGCCGTCGGTGATGATGAATCGATCAAGGTGAAAGAAAAGGACAGGATCATGTATGATAAATACGCCGGTACACAGTTGAAAATTGACGGCGTTGAACATCTGATTATAAAGATGTCGGATATTTTGGCAGTTATTGAATAATTATATTTGAGAGAGAGGTGAAAAAATGGCTAAACAGTTAAAATTTGACGAAGACGCCCGTCGTGCTTTGCTTGCGGGCGTGGAAAAAATGTCCAACGCGGTCAAGGTAACCCTTGGACCAAAGGGGAGGAACGTCGTTCTCGATAAAAAATTCGGAGCCCCGACTGTCACCAATGACGGCGTTACCATTGCCAAAGAGATCGAACTGGAAGATCCTTTTGAAAATATGGGGGCCCAGCTTCTTAAAGAAGTCGCCACAAAGACGAATGATGTCGCCGGTGACGGTACGACGACGGCGACGGTTTTGGCCTATTCGATTATCAAAGAGGGGCTTAAAAGTGTCGCCGCGGGCATCAATCCCATGGGTTTGAAACGCGGAATCACCAGGGCCGTTGATATCGCCGTCGATGATATCAAGAAAAAGGCTAAAGAGGTAAGCGACAAGGAAACCATTTCCCAGGTCGCCGCCATTTCCGCAAACAACGATATGGAAATCGGAAAACTTATCGCGGATTCGATGGAAAAGGTCGGAAAAGACGGGGTAATTACCGTCGAGGAATCCAAAAGCCTTGAAACGGATCTCGATGTCGTCGAAGGTATGCAGTTTGATCGCGGGTATCTGTCTCCATATTTCGTTACCAACAGGGAAACGATGACGACGGAAATGGAGAATCCGTATATTCTCATTCACGACAAGAAGATTTCGAGCATGAAAGACATGCTCCCCCTTCTCGAAAAGATCGCACAAAGCGGTAAGCCGATTCTTATTATCGCTGAAGACATCGACGGGGAAGCCCTGGCAACCCTGGTTGTCAATAACCTTCGCGGTACACTGAATGCGTGCGGCGTGAAAGCCCCCGGATTCGGCGACAGAAGAAAGGCGATGCTCGAAGATATCGCGATCCTTACGGGCGGTGAAGTCATTTCCGAAGAACTGGGTCTCAAGCTCGAAAATACGGAAATAAAGCAGCTCGGCCGCGCCAAGACCATAAAGGTCGACAAGGAGAACACGACGATTATCGAAGGCGGCGGCACGGAAAAGGACATCAAGGCGCGGATCGGCCAGATCAAGATGCAGATCGAGGAAACGACATCGGACTACGACAAGGAAAAGCTTCAGGAACGGCTCGCCAAGCTGGCCGGCGGGGTTGCCGTTATCAATGTCGGCGCCGCAACGGAAGTCGAACTCAAGGAAAAGAAGCACCGTGTCGAAGACGCTCTTTCGGCGACTCGAGCCGCGGTCGAGGAAGGGATTATTTCAGGCGGGGGTCTTTCCCTTGTCGAAGCGGTCCAGGCCCTCGAAAAGGCAAATATCGGCGATCTGACGGAAGACGAAAAGGTCGGTTTCAAGATCGTGACACGGGCTCTGGAAGAACCGATCCGGCAGATCGCCACCAACGCCGGGCTTGACGGTTCGATCATCGCCGAGAAAGCGAAGACGGAAAAACAGGGAATCGGTTTCGACGCACAGAAAATGGAATGGACGGACCTTATCAAGGCCGGCATCATCGATCCGGTAAAGGTCACGAGAAGCGCACTTCAGAATGCGGCATCGATAGCGGGACTCCTTCTCACGACCGAATGTACCATCACCGATCTTCCCGAAAAGGAACCGCCCCATGCGCCGGGCGGCGCACCGGGAATGGGCGGCGGCATGCCCCCGTACTAAGTGCGGCCGGCAGTGATGAACCGAATTATGGATAATCGAGGGAACCCGGCAAGGGTTCCCTTTTTTGTTGGTGCGCCCGTTATAGGGAAAGGGTGTTGCGATGAACGGTAAGGAGATTACCTCTCAAATCATCGGCATCGATGAGATAAAAAGGATCGAGCCGTTATGGAAGGAATTGAACCGGCTCCATGCCGGGGAATCGGTCTATTTCGGCGGTTATTTTCGAACACGTACCTTTCGGGACCGGTGCGAGGCGTTTTATAAGCGTAAGCCTTCGGAGCTGCGGATCGAAATCGTCAGCGCGGGAGGTGAGGACGTGGGGTATTGTGTGGCGACCGCCTCCGAAGACGGGGCTGGAGAAATCGATTCGCTGTTTCTGAAAGAGCCGTGGCGCGGCCGCGGCATCGGTGCCCGGCTTGTTTCGTCCGCCCTCGCGTGGCTGGATGCGTGCGGTGCCGTACGAAAAAGGATAATGGTCGCATACGGGCATGAAAGCGTTCTTCCCTTTTACCGGAAGTTCGGGTTTTACCCCAGGCTGACGCTGCTCGAACGGAAGGAAGAGAG
This genomic window contains:
- a CDS encoding DUF4342 domain-containing protein; the encoded protein is MENNSENKERNWKKEIEIAGSELIERVKELIKEGNIRKLIIRKETGEVLIEIPLTAGVAVGGAVTLLAPVLAALGALAALVARVKVEIIRVDDKDNDGE
- a CDS encoding HEAT repeat domain-containing protein; the encoded protein is MPEAIVFILPGAAAFLCFGAVTLYRFFKKEAITLFDIAAHFRLSFVFSGFLKASSVKGKIGTDKVRIGHRLSLKPHTVSIDIRPAEPYPSVFFITNENTVGRMARIGGIEDILTHDEQCDAHLHIESDDEIDIMSRLDEETRFTLFRLVHKQGIVNIDRKGIHVVIAVRNKSVLDKTMDKAQLVGHIEGLLKANDRFKNSGSVRERLLYCLRIETRWEVVLRYLEIYCTRFSVDASLKELLRNLLFHRHSEVKLKAAECLGEEGLPELYALMRGGPVSLKIKAVSALVRIKRSDAVNELIRLFLGTTDAELQAAIAGALEKCGDTRAHEVLLGALKTNNIVLKSSIIKALGTCGTLQAIEHLAPLADDMFVNPVIRHCAKSAIAVIRELRRKGEAGSLSLADRNRDESGSGGSLSISDRDTAGSLGLASDEEDG
- a CDS encoding co-chaperone GroES, whose protein sequence is MKVRPIGERILVKIQEGEEKTKGGIIIPQTAQEKTQEGIVVAVGDDESIKVKEKDRIMYDKYAGTQLKIDGVEHLIIKMSDILAVIE
- the groL gene encoding chaperonin GroEL (60 kDa chaperone family; promotes refolding of misfolded polypeptides especially under stressful conditions; forms two stacked rings of heptamers to form a barrel-shaped 14mer; ends can be capped by GroES; misfolded proteins enter the barrel where they are refolded when GroES binds); protein product: MAKQLKFDEDARRALLAGVEKMSNAVKVTLGPKGRNVVLDKKFGAPTVTNDGVTIAKEIELEDPFENMGAQLLKEVATKTNDVAGDGTTTATVLAYSIIKEGLKSVAAGINPMGLKRGITRAVDIAVDDIKKKAKEVSDKETISQVAAISANNDMEIGKLIADSMEKVGKDGVITVEESKSLETDLDVVEGMQFDRGYLSPYFVTNRETMTTEMENPYILIHDKKISSMKDMLPLLEKIAQSGKPILIIAEDIDGEALATLVVNNLRGTLNACGVKAPGFGDRRKAMLEDIAILTGGEVISEELGLKLENTEIKQLGRAKTIKVDKENTTIIEGGGTEKDIKARIGQIKMQIEETTSDYDKEKLQERLAKLAGGVAVINVGAATEVELKEKKHRVEDALSATRAAVEEGIISGGGLSLVEAVQALEKANIGDLTEDEKVGFKIVTRALEEPIRQIATNAGLDGSIIAEKAKTEKQGIGFDAQKMEWTDLIKAGIIDPVKVTRSALQNAASIAGLLLTTECTITDLPEKEPPHAPGGAPGMGGGMPPY
- a CDS encoding GNAT family N-acetyltransferase, with translation MNGKEITSQIIGIDEIKRIEPLWKELNRLHAGESVYFGGYFRTRTFRDRCEAFYKRKPSELRIEIVSAGGEDVGYCVATASEDGAGEIDSLFLKEPWRGRGIGARLVSSALAWLDACGAVRKRIMVAYGHESVLPFYRKFGFYPRLTLLERKEERGERGE